Proteins encoded by one window of Candidatus Pelagibacter giovannonii:
- a CDS encoding MmgE/PrpD family protein, giving the protein MISHKVKVYPSKINLPKKNQLAWKIAEIASDNAKLDKAAIEMVINRIIDNASVAIASLNRKAVISSREMALKHLRKNGASLFGIDSKLKFDCEWAAWSNGTAVRELDFHDTFLAEDYSHPGDNIPPILSVAQQTKKSGLDLLKGIITGYEVQVNLVKGICLHKHKIDHIAHLGPSVAAGLGTMLKLNTETIYQAVQQALHTTVSTRQSRKGEISSWKAYAPAHAGKLAIEAVDRAMRGEGAPSPIYEGEDSVIARILDGKKALYNVPLPKKKESKKAILETYTKEYSAEYQSQALIDIAKKLNKKIPSLNQIKKIDIYTSHHTHYVIGTGANDPQKMDPNASRETLDHSIMYIFAVALEDADWHHVKSYTKQRANRKSTIKIWKSITTFEDKKWTKKYHDPNPKNKSFGARVVVTLNNGKKITEQLDRADAHPYGARPFKRQNYINKFLTLTDGILDKKESARFLKVVQNLKNLKAGELNRLNIQVKRSQIKKNTKKGIF; this is encoded by the coding sequence ATGATTTCACATAAAGTTAAAGTTTACCCATCAAAAATTAATTTACCTAAAAAAAATCAACTGGCATGGAAAATTGCTGAAATAGCTTCTGACAATGCAAAATTAGATAAAGCAGCTATTGAAATGGTTATTAATAGAATAATTGATAATGCTTCAGTTGCTATTGCTTCTTTAAACAGAAAAGCTGTTATCTCCTCAAGAGAAATGGCCCTTAAGCATCTAAGAAAAAATGGTGCAAGCTTATTTGGTATAGATTCAAAATTAAAATTTGATTGTGAGTGGGCTGCTTGGTCAAATGGAACAGCTGTAAGAGAGCTTGATTTCCATGATACCTTTTTAGCAGAAGATTACAGTCACCCAGGAGATAATATTCCACCTATTTTAAGTGTAGCTCAACAAACAAAAAAAAGTGGACTAGATTTATTAAAAGGAATTATCACAGGATATGAGGTTCAAGTTAATTTAGTTAAAGGAATTTGTTTACACAAACATAAAATTGATCACATTGCACACTTAGGACCAAGTGTTGCAGCAGGTTTGGGAACAATGTTAAAGTTAAATACTGAAACAATTTACCAAGCAGTTCAGCAAGCATTACATACAACAGTTTCAACAAGACAATCTAGAAAAGGTGAAATCTCTAGCTGGAAAGCTTACGCTCCTGCTCATGCTGGTAAACTTGCAATCGAGGCAGTTGATAGGGCTATGCGTGGTGAAGGTGCTCCAAGTCCAATTTATGAAGGTGAAGACAGTGTTATAGCTAGAATATTGGATGGTAAGAAAGCTTTATATAATGTGCCTCTACCTAAGAAGAAAGAATCTAAAAAAGCGATACTAGAGACCTATACAAAAGAATATTCAGCTGAATACCAGTCTCAAGCACTAATAGATATTGCCAAAAAACTTAATAAAAAAATTCCAAGTTTAAATCAAATCAAAAAAATTGATATTTACACAAGTCATCACACTCATTACGTAATTGGAACTGGTGCAAATGATCCACAAAAAATGGATCCCAATGCAAGCAGAGAAACATTAGATCATTCTATTATGTATATTTTTGCTGTAGCTCTTGAGGATGCTGATTGGCATCATGTTAAATCATATACTAAACAAAGAGCTAATAGAAAAAGCACTATAAAAATTTGGAAATCAATTACTACCTTTGAAGATAAAAAATGGACTAAAAAATATCATGATCCTAATCCAAAAAATAAATCATTTGGTGCAAGAGTTGTTGTCACTTTAAATAATGGTAAAAAAATTACAGAACAATTAGATAGAGCAGATGCTCATCCATATGGAGCACGTCCATTTAAAAGACAAAATTATATAAATAAATTCCTAACTTTAACAGATGGGATTTTAGATAAGAAAGAAAGTGCACGTTTCTTAAAAGTTGTTCAAAATCTTAAAAACTTGAAAGCTGGAGAGTTAAATAGATTAAATATCCAGGTTAAAAGAAGTCAGATAAAGAAAAATACAAAAAAAGGAATTTTTTAG
- the glmS gene encoding glutamine--fructose-6-phosphate transaminase (isomerizing) → MCGIIGIASNKPVSSAIINSLRKLEYRGYDSSGIATLSDGILNEAKSEGRVDILEKNLAVKNMSGPIGIGHVRWATHGIPNTINAHPHSSESVSVVHNGIIENSTILKKYLIKKGHVFKSQTDTEVIVYLITEYLKDLNLKDAIIKTLKQLHGSFALGIIFKDQPDLIVGARRGSPLAVGYGPNENYLGSDSYALKSMTNKISYLNDGEFCIIKKDQVEFFDEEGLKVNKKVLELSSKEQDYDKGDFKHFMAKEIEEQPTTLKNCINEYVDKINNDINIYNFPWDIKEISSVTLIGCGTAYHSCLMAKYWFEENTTLDVTIDVASEFRYRKNRFKNDNLYIFVSQSGETADTFAALDLCNKNNMKTCSVVNVIESSIARDSKFVLPIHCGPEIGVASTKAFMGQMLVLYILVLKLGILRNDLDKDLYLNKIKDLKTLPKLVEQTLLTERKIQTVSTSFTDAKGSMFLGRGFSYPIALEGALKLKELAYVHAEGYPAGEMKHGPLALIEDGMPVVVLAPRDNYYKKTISNMQEVIARGAKVLLITNKSKDEVFSENIWETILVESANDDLLPFLLTVPLQKLAYYSALKKGYDIDKPRNLAKSVTVE, encoded by the coding sequence ATGTGTGGAATTATAGGAATAGCAAGCAATAAACCAGTATCATCTGCAATCATCAACTCTCTTAGAAAGTTAGAGTACAGGGGTTACGACTCTTCAGGTATTGCAACTTTATCAGATGGTATATTAAATGAAGCTAAATCTGAAGGTAGAGTTGATATTTTAGAAAAAAATCTTGCAGTTAAAAATATGTCAGGTCCAATTGGAATTGGTCATGTTAGATGGGCAACCCATGGAATTCCAAATACTATTAATGCACATCCCCATTCATCAGAAAGTGTATCTGTAGTACACAATGGTATTATTGAAAATTCTACTATTTTAAAAAAATATTTAATTAAAAAAGGTCATGTATTTAAATCTCAGACAGATACAGAGGTAATTGTTTATTTAATTACAGAGTATTTAAAAGATCTTAATTTAAAGGATGCGATTATTAAAACTCTAAAACAGCTTCATGGAAGCTTTGCTTTAGGAATAATTTTTAAAGATCAACCTGATCTTATAGTGGGTGCAAGAAGAGGGTCTCCACTTGCAGTTGGTTATGGTCCTAACGAAAATTATTTAGGATCAGATTCTTATGCTTTAAAATCTATGACTAATAAAATTTCGTATTTAAATGACGGAGAATTTTGCATTATAAAAAAAGACCAAGTTGAGTTTTTTGATGAGGAAGGCTTAAAAGTTAATAAAAAAGTTTTAGAATTATCTTCAAAAGAGCAGGATTATGACAAAGGTGATTTTAAACACTTTATGGCTAAAGAAATTGAGGAACAGCCAACAACATTAAAGAATTGTATAAATGAGTATGTCGATAAAATTAACAACGATATCAATATTTATAATTTTCCATGGGATATAAAAGAAATTTCCTCAGTTACTTTGATTGGCTGTGGAACAGCTTACCATTCTTGCTTAATGGCAAAATATTGGTTTGAAGAAAATACTACACTTGATGTAACAATTGATGTTGCATCTGAGTTCAGATATCGAAAAAATAGATTTAAAAATGATAATTTATACATTTTTGTTTCTCAGTCTGGCGAAACAGCAGACACATTTGCTGCATTAGATTTATGTAATAAAAATAACATGAAAACTTGCAGTGTGGTTAATGTTATAGAAAGTTCTATTGCAAGAGACTCTAAATTTGTTTTACCAATTCATTGTGGACCAGAGATTGGTGTAGCTTCCACAAAAGCTTTTATGGGTCAAATGCTGGTTCTTTATATTTTAGTATTAAAATTAGGAATTTTAAGAAATGATTTAGATAAAGATTTATATTTGAATAAAATTAAAGACTTAAAAACATTACCCAAGTTAGTTGAACAAACTTTACTTACAGAGAGAAAAATCCAAACAGTCTCTACTTCATTTACAGATGCAAAAGGTTCGATGTTTTTAGGCAGAGGTTTTTCTTATCCAATTGCATTAGAGGGAGCGTTAAAATTAAAAGAATTAGCATATGTGCATGCTGAAGGGTATCCAGCTGGTGAAATGAAGCATGGTCCTTTAGCTTTAATTGAAGATGGAATGCCAGTAGTTGTTTTAGCTCCAAGAGATAATTATTATAAAAAAACAATTTCTAATATGCAGGAAGTAATAGCAAGAGGTGCTAAAGTTTTATTGATTACTAACAAGAGCAAAGATGAAGTTTTTTCAGAAAATATCTGGGAAACTATATTGGTTGAAAGTGCTAATGATGACTTGTTACCTTTTTTATTAACAGTTCCTTTGCAAAAATTGGCTTATTATTCAGCTCTTAAAAAAGGTTATGATATCGACAAGCCTAGAAATCTGGCAAAATCCGTCACAGTTGAATAA
- the prpB gene encoding methylisocitrate lyase yields MHFVDKEPGQKRADFVSKLKSNKILRVPGAYNPLTAKLIEEIGYDAVYVSGGVMANDLGFPDIGLTTLQDVSTRSYLISRVTSLPTIVDIDTGFKSCDETIKTFEEFGVAAVHLEDQVERKRCGHLDNKELISTEAMVKKIKECVAAKKDENFKIIARSDAKGVEGIDKMIDRCKAYIDAGAEIIFPEALHDEKDFEKVRKELSCYLLANMTEFGKSKLFNYKELENFGYNIVIYPVTTQRLAMKNVEDGLRDIFESGHQNNIIDKMQTRKRLYELVEYEKYNSLDEKIYNFSTEGHE; encoded by the coding sequence GTGCATTTTGTAGATAAAGAACCTGGTCAAAAAAGAGCTGACTTTGTCAGTAAACTAAAATCAAATAAAATTTTAAGAGTTCCAGGTGCTTATAATCCACTAACAGCAAAACTAATTGAAGAAATTGGTTATGACGCTGTTTACGTATCAGGTGGAGTTATGGCAAATGATTTGGGATTTCCAGATATTGGTCTAACTACACTACAAGATGTTAGTACTAGATCTTATTTAATATCAAGAGTTACAAGTTTACCTACCATAGTTGATATCGACACCGGCTTTAAATCTTGTGATGAGACTATTAAAACTTTTGAAGAATTTGGGGTGGCAGCTGTACACTTAGAAGACCAAGTAGAACGTAAAAGATGTGGGCATCTAGATAATAAAGAGTTAATCTCAACTGAAGCAATGGTTAAGAAAATTAAAGAATGTGTTGCTGCTAAAAAAGATGAAAATTTTAAAATCATAGCAAGGTCTGACGCTAAAGGAGTTGAGGGAATAGATAAAATGATTGATAGATGTAAGGCGTATATTGATGCTGGAGCTGAAATTATCTTTCCAGAAGCTTTACATGATGAAAAAGATTTTGAAAAAGTTAGAAAAGAACTGTCGTGTTATTTACTCGCTAACATGACAGAATTTGGAAAATCTAAGTTATTCAATTACAAAGAATTAGAAAATTTTGGGTATAATATTGTGATTTATCCAGTAACTACACAAAGATTAGCTATGAAAAATGTAGAAGATGGTCTTAGAGACATTTTTGAGAGTGGACATCAAAACAATATTATTGATAAAATGCAGACTAG
- a CDS encoding class II 3-deoxy-7-phosphoheptulonate synthase, whose amino-acid sequence MKNWKINSWRNYPVKHIPEYPNQKDLDGVLSKIKNFPPLVFAGETRHLKEQLADVVDGKAFLLQGGDCAESFAEFHPDNIRDTFKLILQMSLVLTYSASLPVIKLGRIAGQFSKPRSSPVENIDGVELPSYLGDNINGMEFNEKSRVPDPKRLFKAYSQSASTLNLIRAFSHGGFADLKKVHTWNLGFIKNSPAAKKFKDLEDRIADALAFMDACGINSDFNRRLKTVNFWTSHEALLLPFEQAMTRVDSTTGEYHDTSAHFVWIGDRTRQLDGGHVEFCRGIENPIGIKCGPTLKAEDLINLCNKINPNNEKGKITLISRFGHDNVSKFLPKLIRAIKKEGLNVIWSCDPCHGNTIKATTGFKTRPFNSVIKEVKNVFECHQSEGSYAGGLHIEMTGQNVTECTGGAQKISDQDLSSRYHTHCDPRLNANQALELAFLISDEIKKNAAYSKKNIKAAS is encoded by the coding sequence ATGAAAAATTGGAAAATAAATAGCTGGAGAAATTATCCTGTAAAACACATTCCTGAATATCCTAATCAAAAAGATTTGGATGGTGTTTTAAGTAAAATTAAAAATTTCCCCCCATTAGTTTTTGCAGGTGAGACAAGACACTTAAAAGAACAGCTTGCAGATGTTGTTGATGGAAAAGCTTTTCTATTACAAGGTGGAGATTGTGCAGAAAGTTTTGCAGAATTTCATCCAGATAATATTAGAGATACATTTAAACTAATACTGCAAATGTCACTTGTACTTACTTATTCTGCCTCATTACCAGTTATTAAACTTGGAAGAATTGCCGGCCAATTTTCAAAACCAAGAAGTTCTCCTGTTGAAAATATAGATGGTGTTGAATTACCTAGTTACCTAGGAGACAATATTAATGGAATGGAATTTAACGAAAAGTCAAGAGTTCCAGACCCTAAGAGACTTTTCAAAGCTTATTCTCAATCTGCATCAACACTTAATCTTATAAGAGCATTTTCTCACGGCGGTTTTGCTGATCTTAAAAAAGTGCATACTTGGAACTTAGGTTTTATTAAAAACTCTCCAGCTGCTAAAAAATTTAAAGATTTGGAAGACAGAATAGCAGATGCACTTGCATTTATGGATGCATGTGGAATTAATTCAGATTTTAATAGAAGATTAAAAACAGTAAACTTTTGGACTTCACATGAAGCTTTACTTCTTCCATTTGAGCAAGCAATGACAAGAGTAGATTCTACTACAGGTGAATATCATGATACGTCAGCTCACTTTGTTTGGATAGGAGATAGAACAAGACAGCTAGATGGTGGACATGTTGAGTTTTGTAGAGGAATTGAAAATCCGATTGGAATTAAATGCGGACCAACATTAAAAGCAGAGGACTTAATAAATCTTTGTAATAAAATTAATCCAAATAATGAAAAAGGTAAAATAACTTTAATTTCAAGATTTGGACATGATAATGTTTCTAAATTTTTACCAAAATTAATTAGAGCAATTAAAAAAGAAGGTTTAAATGTAATATGGTCATGTGACCCTTGTCATGGAAATACAATTAAAGCTACAACTGGATTTAAAACAAGACCATTTAATAGTGTTATCAAAGAAGTAAAAAATGTTTTTGAATGCCACCAAAGTGAAGGAAGTTATGCCGGTGGATTACACATTGAAATGACAGGTCAAAATGTTACAGAATGCACAGGTGGTGCTCAGAAAATATCTGATCAAGATTTATCTAGCCGTTATCACACTCATTGCGATCCAAGACTTAACGCTAATCAAGCATTGGAGCTAGCTTTTTTAATTTCCGATGAAATTAAAAAAAATGCTGCTTATTCTAAAAAAAATATTAAAGCGGCATCTTAA
- a CDS encoding HAD-IA family hydrolase, with protein sequence MTKNYSILFDLDGTLVDTAPDLMNAHNHVMKKYGYPTKSTADIRNLVGQGAGAMIGRSIWGQAKKEFGKIDDQKIKAEMVKDFVNFYGKNIIKESTLINGVKEFLKWCKEKKISMAVCTNKQEHLAIDLLKKIGIYDYFEYVAGSDTFDYCKPDPRHITSIIEIIGGDVKKSLMFGDSETDANAAKAASVPVILLENGYTEKNSNEIYHNHLIKDFIGVEKIVSTYLKD encoded by the coding sequence ATGACTAAAAATTACTCAATATTATTTGACCTAGATGGAACATTGGTTGATACGGCACCTGATTTGATGAATGCCCATAATCATGTAATGAAAAAATATGGTTATCCAACAAAATCTACAGCAGATATAAGAAATCTGGTCGGACAAGGAGCTGGGGCAATGATTGGTAGATCTATATGGGGACAAGCCAAAAAAGAGTTTGGTAAAATTGATGACCAAAAAATTAAAGCTGAAATGGTTAAGGATTTTGTTAATTTTTATGGAAAAAATATTATTAAAGAAAGCACACTTATTAACGGTGTGAAAGAATTTTTAAAGTGGTGTAAAGAAAAAAAAATTTCAATGGCAGTTTGTACTAACAAACAAGAACATTTAGCAATTGATCTTTTAAAAAAAATTGGAATTTATGATTATTTTGAGTATGTAGCTGGATCAGATACTTTTGATTATTGCAAACCCGATCCAAGACACATAACAAGTATAATTGAAATTATTGGTGGTGATGTAAAAAAATCTCTAATGTTTGGTGATAGTGAAACTGATGCAAATGCTGCAAAAGCCGCATCTGTTCCTGTTATTTTATTAGAAAATGGTTATACAGAAAAAAATTCTAACGAAATTTACCATAATCATTTAATAAAAGACTTTATCGGTGTTGAAAAAATAGTTTCTACTTACTTAAAAGATTGA
- a CDS encoding DapH/DapD/GlmU-related protein, with protein sequence MKQINSNIEQEKLRKFFIKSGVKMIGPETIFFSKDTKIGKNVTINPYVVIGKKVKIGNNVIINSFSHLEDCKIKNKVEVGPYARLRPGTTLEEGSKIGNFVEVKKSTIGKKSKINHLSYIGDSEIGKSVNVGAGTITCNYDGVKKSITKIKDNVFIGSNSSLVAPITLEKNSIVGAGSVITKKVKKNSLALTRSSQTEVKNYKRKIK encoded by the coding sequence ATGAAACAAATAAATTCTAATATTGAACAAGAAAAACTTCGTAAATTTTTTATCAAGTCTGGTGTAAAGATGATTGGTCCTGAAACTATTTTTTTTTCAAAAGATACAAAGATTGGAAAAAACGTTACTATTAATCCATATGTTGTCATTGGAAAAAAAGTTAAAATTGGCAATAATGTAATTATCAATTCATTTTCGCATTTAGAGGATTGTAAAATTAAGAATAAAGTTGAAGTTGGACCCTATGCAAGATTAAGACCAGGTACTACTCTTGAAGAAGGATCAAAAATTGGAAATTTTGTAGAAGTTAAGAAAAGTACAATTGGAAAAAAATCAAAAATTAATCATTTATCATACATTGGTGATAGTGAAATAGGCAAAAGTGTAAATGTAGGAGCTGGCACAATTACCTGTAATTATGATGGTGTTAAAAAAAGTATAACAAAAATTAAAGACAATGTATTTATAGGCTCTAATTCTTCATTAGTTGCACCTATTACTCTTGAAAAAAATAGTATTGTTGGTGCTGGCTCAGTGATCACAAAAAAAGTTAAAAAAAATTCATTAGCTTTAACTAGAAGCTCTCAAACAGAAGTTAAAAACTATAAAAGAAAAATAAAATAA